TTATTTTTGTGAATCTCTTAATCTCTTTTCCATCAATAACAACTGTTCCAAAAAACATCTCTTTAGGTCTTGCCCACAGAATGCCATCCAAGTCTTCATATGTAACAAGCTTTTCTTCTGTCTCAGTATGAGTTACCTCTCCAATAACCTTATATAGACCACCTTTATAATGTCTAAACCGGCAACCAAATACTTCGTATGTATCCATCAAAATCGCTTCCTTTCTCTTTATCGAGGTTTTTATTTTGCTTTCCTTTGGTTCATCTAAGAAGTTAGACTCACCTACTTAAAAATGTTTTATGTCTTTTTGCTACCCTAATAAGGGAATATTAGTGTGGAAACACTTCTCGTAATCCGCTAAATCATCTTCTAATTGAATTTGTTCTAAACGCTTATTGATTATCTCTATGTATTTGGATTCAGTTTCAAAGCCAATCCATTTACGATTATTTAACTCACAAGCAACTGCTGTTGTACCACTACCTAAGCAATTATCTAAGACAACCTCTTCTTCAATAGTGTATGACTTAATTAAAAATTCACATAAATCAACAGGCTTTTGCGTTGAGTGAATAGCTTGTTTACCAGTAACGTTCTTGTATTTAAGTACATCATTAGGAAACCCTGTAAATGATTCGTATTTCCTTCCGATCTGATTAGGTCTTTCTCCTACAGTCCCTCCTGCGTTATAGTTTTTTGTAACGACTTTCTCTCCCGAACTTACTACACCTTGCGGAAAATAAGGCATTCGATTTTTCACTTGTGACTTATGTCCCCATTTAGCTTTACTAAAAATACTAATTGTCTCTATAGCCTTCATTGGCCTGTTCTTGGCGTGCTGGTATAGTCCTGCTTTGCTTTTTTCCCAATACCAGTCGTAACGGTACAAACTGAAGTTACTACTCCTTAACTTTGTACTAAAAGGCTCACTACCAAACAGTGCAATCACACCGTTCTCTTTAATAACTCTTTCATACTGCTCCCATAAAGGCTCAAAAGGAATAGCTATATCCCACTTATTTGCTGTTGTACCATAAGGTAAGTCACACAAAATCATGTCTATACTGCCGTCTGGAATTAAACTCATTCCCTCTAAGCAATCCATCTGATAGGCTCTGTTTAATTCGAGACTCCCTAATACTTCTTTCCCCATTAAATCCCCTCCAACTTATATTTAATTTTTTTATTAATTTTCACACTAAAGTTTCAAGAAAGAATGTGGTACTCTATTACTTTGTAATTCTATTTATTAAAGGAAAGCTGCATACCCCTTTTAAGCTCATATCTAACTCTCCTTTTAAGAATTGAGTTAAAATAAAACTTTTATTTAGATTTCCCTTTGTTCTGCCAATGAAGTTTAATTTTTTTGTAGCATCACGCTTAGTTTCGATAATCCCATTTTCAATTACTGTTTACTCTAAGCCAGTTTTGCCACCACTTTATTTTTAAATCTCCATTCTCCAAAGCCTTTAAATTGTTATGAAGGTTGTCGGGATGAATTCCATAAACCATTTTTCCTTTAATAAAAATAGCTGCCCCTTCATTTTTATAAAAATCATAAGTTGGTTCCCCTCTGTAGTCCTTCTCTTCTTCCAATACCGTAAAATCATTAGATAAAGCATTATAGTATGTAATTCGATTTTTCTCTGAGTTTCTTACAAAATCAACTAATATTGAAATTTGTTTTTGAGTTTCTCCCTCATACTTATTGCTGTGCTTGTAATGACATAATAAATTTTCAAATTTATAAAGCTCAGCCTTCCCAATCGTTTTGATTAACTCCCTTAATGCAGTTCCAACCTTATAATTAAGCTTAATTTTATTCATGAAAAATCCCCCTCGTCATCCTTTAATTAAGAAGTACCAAAATCTCTTCCAGCACGATGTTTTACTCACATCATTTTGTTCTTCGACACGCTGATTCTCTTGTCTGACATGCTGCTGCCATTCTTCTTCAAGTTTCGTTTGCTCTTGAATGGCTTTTTCTAAGCTTTTTTTGTCTTCAATTATTTTAATGATCTTATCAGTCTGATACGTCCATTCATTATTTGTGTTCCGCTGCCGGTCAATTACGACAACATATTCATTTAAACCAGGGATATATACTTTGCCTCCAATTTCAATTGGCACTAAATCAATAACCCCTTCGAAGAAACAGTTGAATTCTATTTTTTCCTTTTCAGAAAAACGACCGAGTACATCCAATCCATATGTTTTATTGATTATCTGGCCTTCAAACTTGGCTTGATGTCGTCCCACTTATTCACCTCCTTGTAAAAGATGTTTCTTTACAAATTGAAGGAGTGTATCAACGTCTTTCGTAGTTGCTTTATCATTGATCAAGAAGAAATCTGCTATAACATATTTTGAATAGTCACCACCGCCATGATATTCATCTGCCACAATTACTTTTAATTGAATATTTTCGGTTATAGGAATCATATGAACATCTGTTCCATCTGTAATTGGAAAGTCTAAAGGGTACATATCAATATTGTTTTCTGTTATGTATTCGTTAATTGAATATAGGATTTCCTCCCCTTCAATTTCATCAAAGCTGCCAGTATAGTCGGGAAGTCGCTTTCTAAAATAATCACTTAATTCATTGTTTAAATTGGTTCGCTTTCTCTCAATCAGACCCGTCATACCGACCATTAAGCCTTGTTCTTCCGCTTCTCGGACTATAACCCAGTCTGCTTTTTTGAGCTTCATGTTTATTCCTCGTTTCTATATAAAAATTGAATTTTATTCAGACTTTACTGTTAGCAACTCCTCATTATTTGTTTTGATTTGTCGTATACTGCGCTTGCCCGGGAAATTATGAACATTTCCTTCTGACTATTTCCCTTCATCTTGTTCATATCACTGTAAGAATAACTCCGAGAAGGAGCGAACAGGCTCCAATCAGGAAAACAGTGATGTAAAATGGCATGCCTTCTTTAAAGTTCTTATTCTCAACTAAACATGCAAGGCCATTGCCTAAAAACGTTGAACCGAATAAGATTAGACCCAGTATTAAAAATGAAATTTCATTCACCCCGATTCTTTCAGGTTTATTTACTTATTTATAGATCCACTAACAACAGCCCGTCTAACCCATATACCTTGTCTCTATCAGTTAACTTTCCGTTCTTTCTCATTGTCTGCAGTGCGTTTTCTGCTTGTTTACGGTTTGAGTAAATATGTGGGTGATATCCGTAAAGATATTTCCCTTCACTTTTTGCAGCAATTACGAACATGTTCACTCATCATCTCTCCATTCTCGATAAAAGGAATATTTCATCCACTTATTTTGTATTTGTTGTTTAGCCTTAAATATTCTAATGTCTTTTTAACGCTTAAATTGCTGCATTCCTTCTTCACTTTCTCGGAATAACCCTTTGCACAATCTTCACAACAATTGAAGTCTACATAAGTTTTTTCATCGCTGATTCTAAGACAAATTGTTTTTCCGTTTATGTACTCTTTACAGATGTCACATATATGATTCATTAACCCTCTCCCTTTGCTCTAAGTTATTTTAATTATATACATATTATTTGTATTTGTCTATTGTTTTTTAATCTATTTTTCAAGAAGAGTAGGAGAGTTTCCTCCCCTACAGTACAATACGGCTGCTGCTAATGGTTTTCAGCTCGTTTATGAAATACACGAACAATTATTGCCGCTATGAAGAATAAGGCAAACAATCCAAAAGCCATTGATCCATTCTTTAAAATTATCCCAAAGATCAACAATGCACAACCAGACAAAATAAATAGTATTTTACTTAAGATATTGATCATTTACACTTCTCCATACAATCAAAGAATGCATTTACACCAATAATACCAGCAGTATTTACACAAGCATAGCAAGCAGTTCCTGCTGTTGCTGGAACACCGGCTGTGCATGCAGCTCCACATAAAATAGCTAAACCAGTAATTGCCCATTGGCTAATATTCTTATCACCTAAGCAATCTGATACACATCCAGTCCAACTCTGAGTACTCATCATGTTAGATGAGCTTGTTTGATCTTCTAAAGATTTTTCTGTTTCAAAGACACCAGACTTGTCTTCATCCTTGACGCCATTAATCCAATAACTCATTTCGTTTTGAGTGCTGCTGATTTTCTTCATATCAACTTCATAGTATTCTTCAATATTCATATCGCTATCAAATGAAACATTGAATGAACTAACTCTATCTACTTTTTCAGTGTCCACGTATAAATAAGTAACTGAATAAGTTACTGTACCATCATCATACTTGATAGCCCTAACTGATGCATTATCAAATACTTTTTCGTTTGATTTATGATACTTAATGTCTCCGTCTTCAATTGCCTTATTTGCCTTTGAAAGAAGTTTTTCCTTAGTCTTTTTGCTCACATCAATAGTGTGATCTGCAATAAATTCTGCTTCTGATTTTACCTTACCCTTGTCAATATTATCTGTTGAGATTGTACTCTTCGCATCACTATTCTGAGGAAATGTTGCAAAGGCCAGCACAAATACGGCAACTAATGCTAAGATCGTTCGATAAAAAGACTTGTTCATTAAAATAACCCCTTTGTAAAAATATAATTCTCGTCTGGCACCAATACTTATCAAACAGACAATCTCATAAATCACCTTCTTTCTTTAATAAATGCTACCAATCATATAAATAAATGTTAAGAAACAAAGGCGATTTTGAATAATAAGTATCACAGATGTCATTAACTCAAAGGGATATTGCTCACCTTTATAAACAACTTATGTAATTTTGTAATTCGTTAGATTTAGTAAAAACCTCACCGAATTTTTTGTCTATAGTTTTCCATTGCCTTTCAGTTGTTGAAGGTAACTCATTTTCAAGGTATATGAACAACTCATCGATTTTACTGCTAAGTTGATCCATATTTTGTACGAGAGTTTCTTTTATTGGATCAGATATTCGCAAGGAGCCGTCCTCCTTTATGAAAAGATAGTTATAGCCTTGCCGTTATCATTTTTTATGTATGGGGAATATTTTCGCTCTAGGTAATTCCTTGACTTTCCTTCTCCCAGGCTTATATTATAAATATCCATTACTTTATGTACTTCATATGCTTGTTCTTTTGCATGCTCAGGTGATAGCGCCTCAATAACTAGAGACGCATTTTCACCTTTGCTATCTTTACACCTTACATAATACTTTTTCAATAAACATCCCATTATCCTTTCGTTTTTTCTTGAAACAATTTAATGAATCAAGCCTCGATATGTATTTGAATTGTGTAGATCGATTAGGTTAGTTAACTGCTCGATTTCCTTACTCATCGCATAACATTGATCAACATAAAATTTCTTTGGCATAATCACAAACCGGCCATCTTTAAATCCTTCCGCACCGGCTTCTTGCATTGCTGCAGGAAAGATATCAATTAGACTCCCTTTCTTAAAGCTCTCAATATACTCATCTACTGAAATAGTGTGCAAAACCTTAATTAATACTCCATTGGTCTTTTCATCGTTATGTACGTAAATGCTTTGTGTATGTGGTTCAATAACTACAAAATCAAGAGCGTTTACCAAGTCAATTTTTTCTTGATCAGTTAGCATACTCACTCTCCTTTTAAATACGACTTGAAAAACTCACTTAAGTTATCAGCCATAGCTGCAGCAACTTCAGAAAAGTATTTATGTCTTTTCTCCTCTGATTTCAAAAACTCAACTGTCGTTTCTGCAATTTCTTTAATCCTGTCTTCTTTGATATTTCCATTCCTAACACGCTCTTTAATTTCCTCAGCCTCTCTTTTTAAAGACTCTGGGTAACTATCCATTCTCTCCACCTTCAATTTCCTCTTATTTTGAATTTGTGTAAAAGACAAATTTTATTCAGATTCTTTATTAACGTATGTATGTATTAATTCCTTGAATATTGATTCAAGTACAGTTACAGTAATTGAGTTGCCGGCTTGCTTGTACAACTGCGAATTACTAATTCCCACTGATAAAGCTTTCTCAAAATCTTCTTCATCAAATGCTTGCAGCCTCCAACATTCTAATGGAGTGAGCTTTCTAATTCTGTATTTTGGGTATTCGCCAATTGCTACACCATGACGATCAATTGTATTAACAGTGAAGGCTGGTTCATCGTCTTTTTTAAAACGTCTGCCATTCTGTCTTTTTTCTTCCCTTTCTGGAGTTAAGACGGGTCTTATTTCAGGGGTTGACACAGTAATTTTCACCCCTTCACCCTTGTTTGTTGTTAAAGTTGGACTTAGCCCATTTGAATTGTAAACTTGACCATTCATTCCTTTTCCAGAAGGATTAATATTACCAACATACTCAACAGCAATTTTAGGTTCTCTATGACCTCCTCCCATAGTTGTTAATGTTGGTGACACCCCATCAGGCGAGTACACTCTTTTAATTGCATCATGTCCCTTTAGATCAACATGACCAACCATTACTGGATTGATCTCTAAAATTTTCGGCTCAGTATTTCCTCCAATACCTAACCCGCTAGGTGTTGGACACAAACCATTTGTTGAATAGACTCTTTTCTTTTGATCATGTCCATTAATATTAACTCTCCCAACGAGTTTACAACCTGTGGAATCATTTATTTCTTTGACGCCATTTCTCTCTAATTCAGCAATTAGACCCTTTGTTTTTTTCTCGGTTAAGTAATACTTCTCATCAACACAATCCTCAAGAATTTCTCGCAACCTCTTCCCAACAACAACCTGTAAAGGCCATCTAAAAGTAAAACTTTTTATATTTAATTCTTTCAATCTCTTTTTTCCCTTACTTAAAACATCGTTCCTTCCCTTATCCAAAAACCATTCGTCATTTTCAATTAAATCTTCTCGAATCCCAATTATGTATATGCGCTCACGATTCTGAGGGACATTGAAGAATTTTGAGTTAAGCAGTTCTAGATCAATTCTGTAACCAACCTCACTAAAAGCTTCTGCCATCACATTCAAAGTGTTGCCTTTATCATGATTAATTAACCCTTTAACGTTCTCAAAAATAAAGAACTTTGGTTGCTTTTCCTTAAGAGTCTCAATGTATTGAAAAAATAAAGTTCCTCTTGTGTCTTCAAACCCTCTCCTATGGCCGGCAATACTAAAGCTTTGACAAGGTGACCCTCCAACTAAAAGATCAAATTCAGGCAAAAACGTTTTATCTATCTTAC
The Bacillus vallismortis genome window above contains:
- the dcm gene encoding DNA (cytosine-5-)-methyltransferase — protein: MNKLRVMSLFSGIGAFEAALRNIGVEYELVGFSEIDKYAIKSYCAIHNVDEQLNYGDVSKIDKTFLPEFDLLVGGSPCQSFSIAGHRRGFEDTRGTLFFQYIETLKEKQPKFFIFENVKGLINHDKGNTLNVMAEAFSEVGYRIDLELLNSKFFNVPQNRERIYIIGIREDLIENDEWFLDKGRNDVLSKGKKRLKELNIKSFTFRWPLQVVVGKRLREILEDCVDEKYYLTEKKTKGLIAELERNGVKEINDSTGCKLVGRVNINGHDQKKRVYSTNGLCPTPSGLGIGGNTEPKILEINPVMVGHVDLKGHDAIKRVYSPDGVSPTLTTMGGGHREPKIAVEYVGNINPSGKGMNGQVYNSNGLSPTLTTNKGEGVKITVSTPEIRPVLTPEREEKRQNGRRFKKDDEPAFTVNTIDRHGVAIGEYPKYRIRKLTPLECWRLQAFDEEDFEKALSVGISNSQLYKQAGNSITVTVLESIFKELIHTYVNKESE
- a CDS encoding DNA-methyltransferase, with protein sequence MGKEVLGSLELNRAYQMDCLEGMSLIPDGSIDMILCDLPYGTTANKWDIAIPFEPLWEQYERVIKENGVIALFGSEPFSTKLRSSNFSLYRYDWYWEKSKAGLYQHAKNRPMKAIETISIFSKAKWGHKSQVKNRMPYFPQGVVSSGEKVVTKNYNAGGTVGERPNQIGRKYESFTGFPNDVLKYKNVTGKQAIHSTQKPVDLCEFLIKSYTIEEEVVLDNCLGSGTTAVACELNNRKWIGFETESKYIEIINKRLEQIQLEDDLADYEKCFHTNIPLLG
- a CDS encoding DUF1653 domain-containing protein gives rise to the protein MDTYEVFGCRFRHYKGGLYKVIGEVTHTETEEKLVTYEDLDGILWARPKEMFFGTVVIDGKEIKRFTKIN